CTCCTGTCCGGGTTGCTGGCGAAGGAAAAACTGCCGATCGCCGCGCCAGAGGGGAGCTGTCACGACCCCAATCGCGCTCAGCCGCCGCACGTCCTGGTGCAGCCGCGCGCGTCCGGGCAGGGCGGCGGCGTGCGCGCGCCAGCGGTCGTCCTCGGCGGCCTGCCAGCTCCGGGTCTGCGCGCTGGCGGCGTCTTCGAGCCACCGGTAGGGATCGGGCACGAGGTAACCGTGCAGGTCGTCGACGATCGGCAGGCGTTCGGCAAGCACGGCCGCTCCTTTCGCGAAGGGTGGGTCCCGGGCGGAGGACAAGTTCCGCCCAGGACCCGTCGAGCGTCAGTGGCAGAGCAACAGGCTGACGTTGCTCGGCGTGTGCGACGCGCAGCCCAGAACGGTCAGCGTGGAACCGCCGCCGCCGCCCTTGCCGCCGGGAGCCTCCAGACCCTGCAGGTCGAGAAGTGCCATGTGATTACACCTCCTTCGATCGGTCGTCGGGTGACGAATGCCCAGTGGCATCCGGGTTCTCGGGACCGGCCAGGAACGGGAGCCGCACGGGTGCGTCGTGCAGCACCGAGCCGAGCGCGAACAGCACGCCCGCCGTCCCGGTCGCGAAATCCATCGACAGGCGCAACAGCTGGTCGCCGGGGAACGCGAGCCCGTCGGCATAGGGCACCGCGTGCCAGCCCAGCCCCCGGACCAAGGTGTCCACTGCGGACGGTTGCGCGGCCAGGAGCATTCCGGCCCGGCCGGTGTAAAGGCCGGACTGCACGAAGTAGGCGCTCCGGGTGACCGCGCGCAGCCTGGCCAGTATTTCGCCGAGTTCTTCGTCCGGGCGGTGGCGCAGATAGCGCTCCAGCACCAACGCGATCCCGACCGAACCCTCGTCGAGGTAGGGCAGCGTCCGCCAGCCTTGGTCGATCTGCACGGTGCCGTCCTCGGCGCGGATGCACCGGCGAAGGTCCTGGCGCAGCGCGATTTCCGCGCGATCGAGCAAGCCAAGGTCGCCCGTTTGCTCGTAGGCGTGCAGGAACAGCAACGCCGGTCCGGCCGACCCGAACATCAGCCCGGCCCGGGGATGGTCGCCTCCGCTGATTTCGGGGACGTCGGTCACGCCGCCCAGCCGGTCGGCGACCTGGTCGACCACCGACAGCGCGGCCTCGAGGCCGAGGTCGGCCCGGAAGTGCAGCAAATTGAGCCCGATACCGGCCAGTCCGCCGTGCAAGCCGAGTTCGGTCGCGTCCGGCGGCATCGCGAGACAGCGTTCAAGGATTCTCAGCGCGTCTTGCCGGTGCCCCAGTTCGGCCAGGACATACGCGACGCCGTGCAGGCCGTTGTAGAAGCCGAGGGCAGCGCCGTCGGCCGGGGTCAACGCGTGTTTGCGCAGCCAGTCCTCGTGTTCGGGGAAGCGTCCCGCACCGGT
The nucleotide sequence above comes from Amycolatopsis sp. AA4. Encoded proteins:
- a CDS encoding SapB/AmfS family lanthipeptide, with protein sequence MALLDLQGLEAPGGKGGGGGSTLTVLGCASHTPSNVSLLLCH